A single region of the Gopherus evgoodei ecotype Sinaloan lineage chromosome 3, rGopEvg1_v1.p, whole genome shotgun sequence genome encodes:
- the SMIM28 gene encoding small integral membrane protein 28, protein MRWLLGSSWRKFGHADRGNYDWLTSEPGVPLLETQLQSRHQISSTKDDVEPFLCIILPATMLLFLAFLLLFLYRRCHRPSLQGQIFSIDLPEHLPERDVSDFLSVLPWNSEQNFHYSTLLPEATFLTLSLPPSYEEATMKPPMGEAHIEFSQDPVPPYEESTHWSTNSK, encoded by the exons ATGAGGTGGCTCTTGGGCAGCAGCTGGAGGAAATTTGGACATGCTGACAGGGGGAACTACGACTGGTTAACTAGTGAACCAGGTGTGCCACTTCTGGAAACCCAGTTGCAG AGCAGACATCAGATCAGCTCAACCAAAGATGACGTAGAACCATTTCTGTGCATCATCCTGCCTGCCACCATGCTGCTCTTCCTGGCATTCCTGCTGCTTTTCCTATACCGCCGTTGCCATCGACCCAGCCTCCAGGGGCAGATCTTCAGTATTGATCTCCCAGAGCACCTACCTGAGCGTGATGTGTCCGATTTCCTTTCAGTGCTGCcctggaacagtgaacagaaTTTCCActactccactctgctccctgaAGCCACCTTCCTCACTCTAAGCTTGCCTCCATCGTATGAGGAGGCCACTATGAAACCTCCTATGGGAGAGGCTCACATTGAGTTCTCTCAGGATCCAGTGCCTCCTTATGAAGAGAGTACACACTGGTCAACCAACAGTAAATAA